In Rhodothermus marinus DSM 4252, a single genomic region encodes these proteins:
- a CDS encoding response regulator translates to MPSLLPTTQEGIVALLDSLEVTLLNLENGSPQAVITGLRLLVRTTQLLAPFANQPEVAALQREIQQILAYSEFSQPQPIREILVETKKVLEQLAVRMSGVQVRLLLVEPDDGLADLLTAMLQTPYRQIHRVATAAEAQQWLQQQRSAHLIITELFLPDLDGRSLILWIRQQPQTQQMPILVLSAHLSSAVKAECYALGADDVLEKPFDPAELSLIVASLLQRMILQQGSDPLTGLPGRALLEETFARLQQLHRQTGAPFLVAFVDLDRFAEINERYGTAIADAILRQVAWHFGRLLRPGDVVGRWEADTFCLLLPDTSETQARLLLERILEALQTEPIKLAEAPPLTLSFSACIFPLSGNKPARLMDLHQQSQQCLQRRRADAPVQSIHEYLAHKRRILLVEDDPDIAALIQIRLQRDGYEVVHLANGREAAEWARQHTADLVILDVKLPGMDGFELLAFLRAQPAFAEVPIVMLTSLSQEQHVVRGFELGADDYVVKPFSPVELSARVRRLLHRQTPQLVTL, encoded by the coding sequence ATGCCCTCACTGCTCCCCACTACCCAGGAGGGAATTGTTGCCCTCCTTGATAGTCTGGAAGTAACCCTGCTTAATCTGGAAAATGGTTCACCGCAGGCGGTGATTACCGGGCTGCGCCTGCTGGTGCGCACTACCCAGCTACTGGCTCCCTTTGCCAATCAACCCGAAGTTGCTGCGCTGCAACGGGAAATTCAGCAAATTCTTGCTTACTCAGAGTTCTCTCAGCCCCAGCCGATCCGAGAAATTCTTGTCGAAACCAAAAAGGTTCTGGAGCAACTCGCTGTCCGCATGTCCGGGGTTCAGGTACGCCTCCTGCTTGTAGAACCGGATGACGGGCTGGCGGACCTTTTAACCGCCATGCTACAGACCCCGTATCGTCAGATCCACCGCGTTGCCACTGCTGCGGAAGCCCAGCAATGGTTGCAGCAGCAACGGTCGGCCCATCTGATCATCACCGAGCTTTTTCTGCCGGATCTGGACGGACGCTCGCTGATCCTGTGGATTCGCCAACAGCCGCAAACGCAACAGATGCCCATTCTGGTGCTGTCGGCGCATCTTTCGTCGGCCGTCAAAGCAGAATGCTATGCACTGGGCGCCGACGACGTGCTGGAAAAACCCTTTGATCCTGCCGAATTGTCGCTCATCGTCGCCTCGCTCCTGCAGCGCATGATTCTACAGCAGGGGAGCGATCCCTTAACCGGATTACCGGGCCGGGCATTGCTGGAAGAAACGTTCGCGCGGCTGCAACAGCTGCATCGCCAGACCGGGGCCCCCTTTCTCGTCGCATTTGTCGATCTGGATCGCTTTGCCGAAATCAACGAACGCTACGGTACGGCCATTGCCGATGCCATCCTGCGTCAGGTTGCCTGGCATTTCGGACGGCTGTTACGACCTGGAGATGTGGTGGGCCGCTGGGAGGCCGATACCTTCTGTCTTTTGCTGCCGGATACGTCCGAAACCCAGGCCCGTCTGCTGCTGGAACGTATCCTGGAAGCCCTGCAGACGGAGCCGATCAAACTGGCAGAGGCGCCGCCCCTCACCCTGTCGTTTTCAGCCTGCATCTTTCCACTTTCCGGAAATAAGCCGGCACGTCTGATGGATCTGCATCAACAGAGCCAGCAATGCCTGCAGCGACGGCGTGCGGATGCGCCTGTTCAGTCGATTCATGAGTATCTCGCCCATAAACGCCGCATTCTGCTGGTCGAAGATGATCCCGACATTGCCGCGCTCATCCAGATACGACTGCAGCGCGATGGTTACGAAGTCGTGCACCTGGCTAACGGCCGCGAAGCTGCCGAATGGGCCCGACAGCACACGGCCGATCTGGTCATTCTCGATGTCAAACTACCCGGAATGGACGGCTTTGAGCTGCTCGCTTTTCTGCGAGCGCAGCCCGCTTTTGCCGAAGTGCCCATTGTGATGCTGACCAGCCTGAGCCAGGAACAGCATGTCGTTCGGGGTTTTGAGCTAGGGGCTGACGATTACGTGGTGAAGCCCTTCTCGCCGGTTGAATTGAGTGCCCGGGTGCGCCGGCTGCTGCATCGACAGACGC
- a CDS encoding anthranilate phosphoribosyltransferase → MQAFIPYVQAVGRGEKLKRDLTREEAREAMRLMLDGTATPAQIGAFLITQRVKGETADEIEGFVEAARTFCQQIRPRVPNLLDLGVPYDGKARTPQLAPAIALIVAATGQPVVLHGAPGVPTKQGVTPAHVLEALGIPAEQAPEAVAHQLETLGIGYLHAPRFAPAWHALTPVRQQFGLRTALNTVEKLLNPANASRCVAGFFHRNYLLRMRAAVQRLFPGSWLVQGIEGSIECRAGRTTRLYPADEAAEPLVVEAPRLGFATPDDTEVPADAAIHAEITRSILADRPSSSRDTALLTAGVLLYVSGRADRLADGVEQARAALADGKAFRLLQQWMETVRTSAPSS, encoded by the coding sequence ATGCAGGCGTTCATCCCCTACGTGCAGGCCGTCGGGCGCGGCGAAAAGCTCAAGCGCGACCTGACCCGCGAGGAGGCCCGCGAGGCCATGCGCCTGATGCTCGACGGCACGGCCACCCCTGCCCAGATCGGCGCTTTTCTGATTACGCAGCGCGTCAAGGGCGAGACGGCCGACGAGATCGAGGGCTTCGTCGAGGCAGCCCGGACCTTCTGCCAGCAAATCCGTCCCCGCGTTCCGAATCTGCTGGATCTGGGCGTACCCTACGACGGCAAGGCGCGCACGCCCCAGCTCGCCCCGGCCATTGCGTTGATCGTGGCGGCGACCGGACAGCCCGTCGTGCTTCATGGCGCGCCCGGTGTGCCCACCAAGCAGGGTGTTACGCCAGCCCACGTACTCGAGGCGCTGGGCATTCCGGCCGAGCAGGCCCCTGAGGCCGTCGCCCACCAGCTCGAAACGCTGGGCATCGGTTACCTGCACGCGCCCCGCTTCGCGCCGGCCTGGCACGCGCTGACGCCCGTTCGCCAGCAGTTCGGCCTCCGCACCGCACTCAATACGGTGGAAAAGCTCCTCAACCCGGCCAATGCTTCCCGCTGCGTGGCCGGCTTCTTCCATCGCAACTACCTGCTCCGGATGCGTGCGGCCGTCCAGCGGCTCTTTCCCGGAAGCTGGCTCGTGCAGGGCATCGAGGGATCCATTGAATGCCGGGCGGGGCGCACCACGCGTCTGTATCCGGCCGATGAAGCGGCCGAGCCGCTTGTGGTCGAAGCGCCGAGGCTGGGCTTCGCCACGCCGGACGATACCGAAGTGCCCGCCGATGCCGCCATCCACGCCGAGATCACCCGGAGCATTCTGGCCGATCGGCCGAGCTCCAGTCGGGATACCGCCCTGCTGACGGCCGGCGTCCTGCTTTATGTGAGCGGCCGGGCCGATCGGCTGGCCGACGGCGTCGAACAGGCCCGTGCTGCGCTCGCCGACGGAAAAGCTTTCCGCCTGCTGCAGCAGTGGATGGAAACGGTGCGCACCTCGGCCCCGAGCTCCTGA